The Penaeus vannamei isolate JL-2024 chromosome 13, ASM4276789v1, whole genome shotgun sequence genome window below encodes:
- the LOC138863742 gene encoding glutamic acid-rich protein-like — translation MTVIAMRSEGLYLDRPRAISTPDSLRRLNHAGPRGSKAKMRTEARRKAKMRMRMRTKRKGKTRKKTEKKRKMRTVEDEGEDKEEDEDEDEDEDEDGDEDWDEDEDEDEEEEEDEDEDEDEDEVEDEAADDEEGEEEYQLFGGWDFIKNNDGHRHAVRRIIFRSSTGHFDTGFLAKTEPRWTTRLEGEDEDGGEEEGEDEDEDEDEEEGEDEEEEEDEDEVEDENGDEEEDEDEDEDEDEHEDEDGDEDEDEDEEEEEDEDEDEDEDEVEDEAADDEEGEEECEGEEKEKKK, via the exons atgacggTCATCGCCATGCGGTCAGAAGGATTATATTTAGATCGTCCACGGGCCATTTCGACACCGGATTCCTTGCGAAGACTGAACCACGCTGGACCACGCGGCTCGAAGGCGAAGATGAGgacggaggcgaggaggaaggcgaagatgaggatgaggatgaggacgaagaggaaggggaagacgagaaagaagacggagaagaagaggaagatgaggacggTCGAAGACGAGGgcgaagacaaggaagaggacgaagatgaggacgaggatgaagaCGAGGACGGAGACGAAGATTGGGACgaagatgaggacgaggacgaagaggaagaggaggacgaagatgaagacgaggacgaggacgaagtgGAAGACGAGGCCGCAGAcgacgaagaaggggaggagga GTATCAACTGTTCGGTGGCTGGGActtcattaaaaataatgacggTCATCGCCATGCGGTCAGAAGGATTATATTTAGATCGTCCACGGGCCATTTCGACACCGGATTCCTTGCGAAGACTGAACCACGCTGGACCACGCGGCTCGAAGGCGAAGATGAGgacggaggcgaggaggaaggcgaagatgaggatgaggatgaggacgaagaggaaggggaagacgaagaagaagaggaagatgaggacgaaGTCGAAGACGAGaacggagatgaggaagaggacgaagatgaggacgaggatgaagacgagcacgaagacgaagatggggacgaagatgaggacgaggacgaagaggaagaggaggacgaagatgaagacgaggacgaagacgaagtGGAAGACGAGGCCGCAGAcgacgaagaaggggaggaggagtgtgagggggaggagaaagagaaaaaaaaatag